A stretch of the Enterobacter mori genome encodes the following:
- a CDS encoding sensor domain-containing diguanylate cyclase: MKAPVTPANETERLNSLRESGLLEIDNSVAFDRLTRLAKRFFQVPLAMVNLIDEHSLIVKSADGQAPDTVPRNISFCGHTILSEAPLVVSDMLQDDRFADNPLVAGDPRVRFYAGFPLRLRDGASVGSLCLIDFAPREFSAADLAVLGDLGALAEDEFAAVSAATTDELTGLYNRRGFNQFVRFTLSVARRRAEPLTLGWLDLDRFKEINDRHGHEEGDKALKAMASLMQASFREADLLVRFGGDEFAVLFADTDEQGAWIAMQYLIEQVESYNARQLHPWSLHFSWSLSEFDHNSNDIQQWLNNADRKMYAMKQQRHTER, encoded by the coding sequence ATGAAAGCACCTGTAACCCCCGCTAATGAAACAGAACGCCTGAACTCGCTGCGCGAGTCCGGCCTTCTTGAAATCGACAATTCCGTGGCATTTGACCGGCTGACGCGTCTGGCTAAACGCTTTTTCCAGGTGCCGCTGGCAATGGTCAATCTCATTGATGAACATTCACTTATTGTGAAATCCGCCGACGGTCAGGCTCCTGACACCGTTCCGCGCAATATCTCTTTTTGTGGTCATACGATCCTCAGCGAAGCGCCGCTGGTGGTGAGTGATATGCTTCAGGACGACCGTTTTGCCGATAACCCGCTGGTGGCAGGCGACCCAAGGGTCCGTTTCTACGCGGGTTTTCCGCTGCGTTTACGTGACGGGGCGAGCGTTGGGTCACTGTGCCTTATCGATTTCGCGCCACGTGAATTTTCCGCGGCGGATCTCGCCGTACTCGGGGACCTGGGCGCGCTGGCGGAAGATGAATTTGCCGCAGTCAGCGCGGCAACCACCGACGAACTCACCGGTTTATACAATCGACGCGGCTTTAACCAGTTTGTTCGCTTCACCCTGTCTGTCGCCAGACGTCGGGCGGAGCCGCTAACCCTGGGATGGCTGGATCTCGATCGTTTTAAAGAGATCAACGATCGTCACGGCCACGAGGAGGGTGACAAGGCATTGAAAGCGATGGCTTCGCTCATGCAGGCTTCTTTCCGCGAGGCCGATCTGCTGGTGCGCTTTGGAGGGGACGAATTCGCAGTGCTGTTTGCCGATACGGATGAGCAGGGCGCCTGGATCGCCATGCAGTATTTGATCGAACAGGTAGAGAGCTATAACGCGCGTCAACTGCACCCCTGGTCGTTGCATTTCTCCTGGAGCTTGAGTGAGTTCGACCATAACAGCAACGATATTCAGCAGTGGCTTAACAATGCCGATCGGAAAATGTATGCCATGAAGCAGCAGAGACATACTGAGAGATAA
- a CDS encoding bestrophin family protein: protein MIVRPKQHWLQLIFVWHGSVLPKIYTRLLLNFLLSIAVILMLPWYTSLGIKFTVAPFSILGVAIAIFLGFRNNACYSRYVEARQLWGQLMIAARSLFREVKNTLPDDKHLGEFVRLQIAFANCLRMTLRRETNAQQLSPYLAAEDLRKVMDANSPANRILLIMGEWLAVRRRNGQLSDILFHSLNNRLNDMSIVLSGCERIATTPVPFAYTLILHRTVYLFCIMLPFALVVDLHYMTPFVSALISYTFISLDTLAEELEDPFGTEDNDLPLDAICNMMERDLLQMNDEENIPERLFPDKYYQLT, encoded by the coding sequence ATGATTGTTCGTCCTAAACAGCACTGGCTACAACTGATATTTGTCTGGCACGGTTCGGTTCTGCCGAAAATCTACACCCGCTTGTTGCTCAACTTCCTGCTTTCCATCGCCGTCATCCTGATGCTGCCGTGGTATACCTCACTTGGCATCAAATTTACCGTCGCACCGTTTAGCATTCTTGGGGTGGCGATCGCTATCTTTCTCGGTTTCAGAAACAACGCCTGCTATTCGCGCTACGTTGAGGCTCGCCAGCTCTGGGGGCAACTGATGATAGCGGCACGCTCGCTGTTTCGCGAGGTAAAAAACACCTTACCCGACGATAAACATCTGGGTGAGTTTGTGCGCCTGCAAATTGCCTTTGCCAACTGTTTACGCATGACGCTGCGCCGGGAAACAAACGCGCAACAGCTTTCACCTTATCTGGCGGCAGAGGATTTACGTAAAGTGATGGACGCCAACTCTCCGGCAAACCGCATTTTACTGATCATGGGGGAGTGGCTTGCCGTACGGCGGCGTAACGGGCAGCTGTCAGATATCCTGTTCCACAGTCTGAATAACCGTCTGAACGATATGTCGATTGTCCTGTCCGGCTGCGAGCGCATTGCGACAACACCAGTGCCGTTTGCGTACACCCTGATTTTGCATCGCACGGTGTATCTGTTCTGCATCATGCTGCCGTTTGCACTGGTTGTGGATCTGCACTACATGACGCCGTTCGTCTCTGCGTTGATTTCCTATACCTTTATCTCGCTGGATACCCTGGCGGAAGAGCTCGAAGATCCGTTTGGCACAGAAGATAACGATCTGCCGCTGGACGCCATCTGCAACATGATGGAACGCGATCTGCTGCAGATGAACGATGAAGAGAACATTCCGGAAAGGTTGTTCCCGGATAAATACTATCAGCTGACCTGA
- a CDS encoding DUF4186 domain-containing protein, with protein sequence MSNLDPLFARLSRSTFRSRFRLGPKERQYCWEKGAETIDRHAADFVAQRLASSHPANDGKQTPMRGHPVFIAQHATATCCRGCLAKWHSIPQDVELTAQQQHYIVSVIHHWLVIQMNA encoded by the coding sequence ATGTCGAACCTGGATCCTTTATTTGCGCGCCTGTCGCGTTCAACGTTCCGGTCGCGCTTTCGACTGGGGCCGAAAGAGCGGCAATACTGTTGGGAAAAAGGGGCTGAGACCATCGATCGCCATGCGGCGGACTTTGTCGCTCAGCGCCTTGCCTCATCCCATCCCGCGAATGACGGTAAGCAAACGCCGATGCGTGGGCATCCGGTGTTTATTGCTCAGCACGCCACCGCCACGTGCTGTCGTGGCTGCCTGGCTAAATGGCACAGCATTCCGCAGGATGTCGAGCTTACGGCGCAGCAGCAGCACTATATCGTCAGCGTGATCCATCACTGGCTGGTCATACAAATGAATGCATGA
- a CDS encoding alpha/beta fold hydrolase, which yields MFSKLAYSTLALTVSLGTVMSCQAEATGNDFASAFEHPQQINAGDLNVGYVDIGPKTGQPVILLHGWPYDIHSYAEVAPALAAKGYRVIVPSLRGYGTTRFISDKTPRNGQPSALAKDVVNLMDALNIKQAVFAGYDWGARTADIVAALWPERVKSLVSVSGYLIGSQALGKQPLPPKAEVQWWYQFYFATERGAEGYAKNTHDFARLIWTQASPDWKFSEATFNASAKSLDNPDHVAVTLSNYRWRLGLEKGEHKYDRYEQKLATLPNITVPTITIEGGNNGAPHPAPAAYASKFTGKYEHRTFGATVGHNPPQEDPQDFVKAVVDADAL from the coding sequence ATGTTTAGCAAACTCGCTTACTCGACTCTTGCATTAACCGTTTCTCTAGGCACCGTGATGTCCTGCCAGGCAGAAGCCACGGGCAACGATTTCGCCTCGGCATTTGAACATCCTCAGCAGATTAACGCTGGCGATCTTAATGTCGGCTATGTCGACATCGGACCGAAAACCGGCCAGCCGGTGATTTTATTACACGGCTGGCCCTATGATATCCACAGCTATGCGGAAGTGGCGCCCGCACTCGCGGCAAAAGGCTATCGCGTTATCGTGCCTTCACTGCGCGGATACGGCACCACGCGGTTTATCTCAGATAAGACACCGCGTAACGGTCAGCCTTCCGCATTGGCAAAAGACGTTGTTAACCTGATGGACGCACTGAACATTAAGCAGGCCGTTTTCGCAGGTTACGACTGGGGTGCCCGCACGGCGGATATCGTCGCCGCTTTATGGCCAGAGCGCGTTAAATCGCTCGTTTCGGTGAGCGGTTATCTGATCGGTAGCCAGGCGTTAGGCAAACAGCCCTTGCCACCGAAAGCCGAGGTTCAATGGTGGTATCAGTTCTACTTCGCAACCGAACGCGGCGCGGAAGGCTATGCTAAAAATACCCACGATTTCGCGCGTCTGATCTGGACCCAGGCTTCACCGGACTGGAAATTCAGCGAGGCCACTTTTAACGCCAGCGCCAAATCGCTTGATAACCCAGACCACGTTGCCGTAACGCTCAGCAACTACCGCTGGCGTTTGGGCCTGGAGAAAGGGGAACATAAATACGATCGCTACGAGCAGAAGCTGGCAACGCTGCCAAACATCACCGTGCCTACGATCACCATTGAGGGCGGTAATAACGGCGCGCCGCATCCTGCACCCGCGGCCTATGCCAGCAAATTTACCGGAAAATATGAGCACCGAACCTTTGGGGCCACCGTTGGGCACAATCCTCCTCAGGAAGATCCACAGGATTTCGTTAAAGCTGTCGTCGACGCTGACGCGCTTTAA
- a CDS encoding tagaturonate reductase, with the protein MNTLNRRDFPGALYPERIIQFGEGNFLRAFVDWQIDLLNEHTDLNSGVVIVRPIDSDFPPSLSTQEGLYTTIIRGLNEKGEAVSEARLIRSVNREISVYGQYDEFLKLAHNPDMRFVFSNTTEAGISYHAADKFDDAPAVSYPAKLTRLLFERFSHFNGAADKGWIIIPCELIDYNGEALRELVLRYAQEWALPQAFIQWLNDANSFCSTLVDRIVTGYPRDEVASLETQLGYHDGFIDTAEHFYLFVIQGPKSLAAELRLDKFPLNVLIVDDIKPYKERKVAILNGAHTALVPVAFQAGLDTVGEAMNDAEICAFVEKAIYEEIIPVLDLPREELESFASAVTGRFRNPYIKHQLLSIALNGMTKYRTRILPQLLAGQQATGQLPARLTFALAALIAFYRGERHGERYPVQDDAHWLTRYQQLWAQHHDKQIDTRSLVEAVLSASSHWEQDLTQVKGLVEQVTLDLETILHQGMREAVKPLC; encoded by the coding sequence GTGAACACACTCAACCGACGTGATTTCCCCGGTGCTCTCTACCCTGAACGTATCATTCAGTTTGGCGAAGGTAACTTCCTGCGTGCGTTCGTTGACTGGCAAATCGACCTGTTAAACGAGCATACCGATCTTAATTCCGGTGTGGTGATTGTTCGCCCTATCGACAGCGATTTCCCGCCATCGCTCAGTACCCAGGAGGGGTTGTACACCACCATCATTCGGGGTCTGAATGAGAAGGGCGAGGCGGTAAGCGAGGCGCGTCTTATCCGCTCCGTTAACCGTGAAATCAGCGTCTACGGTCAATATGATGAGTTTTTGAAGCTTGCCCACAACCCCGATATGCGTTTTGTCTTCTCGAACACCACGGAAGCCGGTATCAGCTATCACGCCGCTGACAAATTCGACGATGCCCCGGCTGTAAGCTATCCGGCGAAACTGACGCGACTGCTGTTTGAACGCTTTAGTCATTTTAACGGCGCAGCGGACAAAGGCTGGATTATCATCCCGTGCGAGCTTATCGACTACAACGGTGAAGCACTGCGTGAACTGGTGCTGCGTTATGCGCAGGAGTGGGCGTTGCCGCAGGCGTTTATCCAGTGGTTGAACGACGCCAATAGCTTCTGCTCAACGCTGGTTGACCGTATCGTCACCGGTTATCCGCGTGACGAGGTGGCATCGCTGGAAACTCAGCTGGGCTATCACGATGGATTTATCGATACCGCTGAACATTTCTATCTGTTCGTGATTCAGGGGCCAAAATCACTTGCCGCCGAGCTGCGTCTGGATAAATTCCCGCTGAACGTGCTCATCGTTGATGACATTAAGCCGTACAAAGAACGCAAAGTGGCTATCCTGAACGGAGCGCACACCGCGCTGGTACCGGTGGCTTTCCAGGCTGGTCTGGATACGGTTGGTGAAGCGATGAACGATGCAGAGATTTGTGCGTTCGTTGAAAAAGCGATTTACGAGGAAATTATTCCTGTGTTGGATTTGCCGCGCGAAGAGCTGGAGTCGTTCGCCAGTGCGGTGACCGGCCGTTTCCGTAACCCTTACATTAAGCACCAGCTGCTGTCGATTGCCCTGAACGGGATGACCAAATACCGCACGCGTATCCTGCCGCAGCTGCTGGCGGGGCAGCAGGCGACGGGTCAATTACCCGCGCGTCTGACGTTTGCGCTGGCCGCGTTGATTGCGTTTTACCGGGGTGAACGTCATGGTGAACGCTATCCGGTACAGGATGATGCGCACTGGTTGACCCGCTATCAGCAACTATGGGCACAGCACCACGATAAGCAGATCGATACCCGTTCACTGGTGGAAGCGGTGCTGAGTGCAAGCAGTCACTGGGAGCAGGATTTGACGCAGGTGAAAGGATTGGTAGAACAGGTTACGTTAGACCTTGAAACCATTTTGCATCAGGGGATGCGTGAAGCGGTGAAACCACTTTGCTAA
- a CDS encoding GNAT family N-acetyltransferase, with protein MTIPTLTTERLLLKPLVAEDAVQIQELYPRWEIVRYMVSSVPWPYPENGAESYVNNVALPDMEKGIAWFWSIRRREAPERLMGIICLYDVEDNNRGFWLAPEFQGKGFMREASIAATDYWFNTLNKPVLRAPKAAANSRSRRISDSSGMRLIRTEKKAYVSGMLDSELWEITRDEWNTRQVS; from the coding sequence ATGACGATACCGACGCTAACGACAGAACGCCTGCTGCTGAAACCGTTGGTTGCTGAAGATGCCGTCCAGATTCAAGAGCTGTATCCGCGCTGGGAAATCGTACGCTATATGGTTTCTTCGGTGCCCTGGCCCTACCCGGAAAACGGTGCGGAAAGCTATGTAAACAACGTGGCGCTGCCGGATATGGAAAAAGGGATTGCATGGTTCTGGAGTATTCGGCGTCGTGAAGCGCCAGAGCGGCTCATGGGGATTATCTGCCTCTACGATGTCGAGGATAACAACCGTGGGTTCTGGCTGGCGCCGGAGTTTCAGGGGAAAGGTTTTATGCGCGAGGCCAGCATTGCCGCGACGGATTATTGGTTTAACACGCTCAACAAACCCGTTTTACGCGCCCCGAAGGCTGCCGCCAATAGCCGCTCCCGACGTATTTCAGACAGCAGCGGCATGCGGTTAATCAGGACCGAAAAGAAAGCCTACGTCAGCGGAATGCTGGATTCCGAGCTGTGGGAAATTACCCGTGACGAGTGGAATACCCGTCAGGTCAGCTGA
- a CDS encoding GNAT family N-acetyltransferase: MAVTVRSLHADDYSQWRPLWDGYTHFYDCYLDESVTASTWERALSDSSPLFCRVVEKDGHVIGFAMCILHEGTWSTAPICYLEDLFVNAAERGAGAGKALIDALIAEGKREGWSKLYWVTRESNPARKLYDKYDVADDYVRYRISL; this comes from the coding sequence ATGGCTGTCACGGTAAGATCGTTGCACGCAGATGACTATTCCCAGTGGCGACCGCTGTGGGATGGCTATACCCATTTTTATGATTGCTACCTCGATGAATCTGTTACCGCATCGACGTGGGAAAGGGCGCTCTCAGATAGCTCACCCCTATTTTGCCGGGTCGTAGAGAAGGATGGACATGTCATCGGTTTCGCGATGTGTATCCTTCATGAAGGCACCTGGTCAACAGCGCCCATCTGCTACCTGGAAGATCTGTTTGTTAATGCCGCAGAACGCGGGGCGGGGGCAGGAAAGGCGCTGATAGATGCTTTAATTGCGGAAGGCAAGCGCGAAGGCTGGTCAAAACTGTATTGGGTCACCCGGGAGAGCAACCCGGCGCGTAAACTCTATGATAAATATGACGTGGCTGACGATTACGTCCGCTATCGCATTTCCCTTTAA
- a CDS encoding response regulator, with product MEHIDHILVVDDDRDIRELIVAYLIKSGYHASGAANGKEMHAALNKQHVDLVVLDVMMPGEDGLTLCRQLRSSKHKDLPILMLTARNEETDRILGLEMGADDYVVKPFVARELLARIKAIMRRFRTMPPNLQVTEAGRLVEFGDWQLDTVARHLIDPEGTIVALSGAEYRLLRVFLDHPQRVLTRDQLLNLTQGRDAELFERSIDLLVSRVRQRLNEDARTPAYIKTVRSEGYVFTMPVTIKEVNE from the coding sequence GTGGAGCATATTGATCATATCCTTGTCGTCGATGACGACAGGGATATTCGTGAACTGATTGTCGCTTATCTCATTAAGTCCGGCTATCACGCCTCCGGCGCGGCGAACGGGAAAGAGATGCATGCGGCGCTCAATAAACAGCACGTCGACCTGGTTGTGCTGGATGTGATGATGCCGGGCGAAGACGGTCTCACGCTGTGTCGACAGCTGCGCAGCAGCAAGCATAAAGATCTGCCGATACTGATGCTGACGGCCCGCAACGAGGAGACGGACCGGATCCTGGGGCTGGAAATGGGCGCCGACGATTACGTGGTTAAACCCTTTGTTGCCCGCGAGCTTCTGGCACGCATCAAAGCCATTATGCGTCGTTTTCGCACTATGCCGCCCAATTTGCAGGTCACCGAAGCAGGGCGGTTGGTTGAGTTTGGCGACTGGCAACTCGACACCGTTGCTCGTCATCTTATCGACCCGGAAGGCACGATCGTGGCGCTCAGCGGTGCGGAATATCGCCTGCTGCGCGTTTTCCTTGACCATCCCCAACGCGTTTTGACGCGCGACCAGCTGCTGAACCTGACTCAGGGGCGAGATGCAGAACTGTTTGAACGTTCGATCGATCTGTTGGTGAGCCGCGTCCGCCAGCGTCTGAATGAAGATGCGCGAACGCCGGCCTACATTAAAACCGTTCGTAGCGAAGGCTACGTTTTCACCATGCCGGTGACCATTAAAGAGGTTAATGAATGA
- a CDS encoding GNAT family N-acetyltransferase has product MTLRKAKPQEAEILWDIRNQAIRHGCKTSYDADVIARWTPDLMPEHYRKMVIDYPFFVVEDEKGDIAATGYLDLDTHSLEAIFTLPSASGKGMATRIVEALINEARSRGITRLLLDSTPNARSFYHKLGFVTLGEKHHHSRMAGADLLCFEMAITL; this is encoded by the coding sequence ATGACGTTACGAAAAGCTAAACCGCAGGAAGCCGAAATACTTTGGGATATTCGCAATCAGGCGATTCGTCACGGCTGTAAAACCAGTTACGACGCGGATGTGATTGCGCGCTGGACGCCCGATCTTATGCCCGAACACTATCGAAAAATGGTCATAGATTACCCCTTTTTTGTGGTGGAAGATGAAAAGGGTGACATCGCTGCGACGGGTTATCTCGATCTTGATACGCATAGCCTGGAGGCAATATTCACCTTACCTTCAGCATCCGGTAAAGGAATGGCGACACGGATCGTCGAGGCACTGATCAACGAAGCCCGCAGCCGTGGAATTACGCGCTTGCTGCTCGATTCGACGCCAAACGCCCGGTCGTTTTACCATAAGCTCGGATTTGTCACGCTGGGCGAAAAGCATCATCATTCGCGTATGGCGGGTGCTGATTTACTCTGTTTTGAAATGGCAATCACGTTGTAA
- a CDS encoding sensor domain-containing diguanylate cyclase, whose translation MYLMRLLGTFLCFIPVLSVLIEHHRSVWLMILLGANAFIWPTVAWMRARHSPTPLITEHQHLVLDAGAGGFWIAMMAVNPLTSVVIATILLSDRLSAGGITLLKKAAALMLGVFLVTWLTQGMAVDAFVSQRTMFATLPLIAIYLLAMSMLTDSIAQRLRIKSRELERIAMMDPLLDIANRRLLEKRIDHELNKLRQTCRESALMFIDIDNFKDVNDRFGHKVGDAMLATVSKILHLATRPTDTPARLGGDEFVILLPDTSVDEAQIVATRIMDAAAVMKDVAQEAVHCTLSIGIACATRDTSSVADWLQAADSALYHAKREGKNRIFAH comes from the coding sequence ATGTATCTGATGCGTTTACTCGGCACATTTCTCTGTTTTATTCCTGTCCTGTCCGTATTGATTGAACACCATCGCTCGGTCTGGCTGATGATCCTGCTAGGGGCGAATGCCTTTATTTGGCCAACGGTGGCGTGGATGCGGGCGCGTCATTCACCGACGCCCCTGATCACCGAGCACCAGCACCTGGTGCTGGATGCCGGCGCAGGGGGCTTTTGGATCGCGATGATGGCGGTTAATCCGCTTACGTCGGTGGTGATTGCGACTATTTTGCTTTCAGACAGGCTTTCTGCAGGCGGTATTACGCTGCTGAAAAAGGCCGCCGCTCTGATGCTGGGCGTATTCCTGGTGACGTGGCTGACGCAGGGGATGGCGGTAGACGCGTTCGTTTCCCAGCGGACAATGTTTGCAACCTTACCGCTGATCGCCATTTATCTACTGGCCATGAGCATGCTAACCGACAGTATTGCGCAGCGTTTACGGATAAAAAGCCGTGAGCTGGAACGGATCGCCATGATGGATCCGCTGCTGGATATCGCCAATCGTCGTCTGCTGGAAAAACGTATCGATCATGAACTGAATAAACTTCGTCAGACGTGTCGTGAATCTGCTTTGATGTTTATTGATATCGACAACTTTAAAGATGTAAATGACCGCTTTGGCCATAAGGTGGGCGATGCGATGCTGGCGACGGTATCGAAGATCCTGCATCTGGCCACTCGCCCTACAGATACCCCAGCGCGTCTGGGGGGCGACGAATTTGTCATTTTGCTCCCGGATACCAGCGTGGATGAGGCCCAAATTGTGGCTACCCGCATTATGGACGCGGCGGCAGTAATGAAGGACGTGGCACAAGAGGCCGTGCATTGCACACTCAGTATCGGTATTGCTTGCGCAACGCGAGACACAAGCAGCGTGGCCGACTGGCTGCAGGCCGCCGATAGTGCCCTTTACCATGCCAAGCGTGAAGGCAAGAACAGAATATTCGCACACTGA
- the glsB gene encoding glutaminase B, translated as MAAVIHNEMLDDILAQVRPLIGKGKVADYIPALASVSGNKLGIAICTVDGQRFQAGDATERFSIQSISKVLSLVAAMRQYEEDELWQRVGKDPSGQPFNSLLQLEMEQGKPRNPFINAGALVVCDMLQSRLSAPRQRMLEIVRQLSGVQSIAYDPVVARSEFEHSARNAAIAWLMKSFGNFHNDVATVLQNYFHYCALEMNCVELAQTFLFLAHQGHAPHLDQEVVSPMQARQVNALMATSGMYQNAGEFAWRVGLPAKSGVGGGVVAIVPHEMAIAVWSPELDETGNSLAGVAVLERLTQRLGRSVY; from the coding sequence GTGGCTGCGGTTATCCATAATGAGATGCTGGACGATATTCTGGCGCAGGTCCGTCCGTTAATCGGAAAAGGTAAGGTTGCCGACTATATTCCGGCACTGGCCTCGGTGAGCGGTAATAAGCTGGGTATCGCCATATGCACGGTAGACGGGCAGCGTTTCCAGGCCGGTGATGCGACCGAGCGATTCTCAATTCAGTCCATCTCAAAGGTGCTGAGCCTGGTAGCGGCAATGCGCCAGTATGAAGAAGACGAGCTCTGGCAGCGTGTGGGGAAAGATCCCTCCGGTCAGCCGTTTAACTCGCTGCTGCAGCTTGAAATGGAACAGGGTAAACCGCGTAACCCTTTTATCAATGCCGGGGCGCTGGTGGTGTGCGATATGCTGCAAAGCCGTCTCAGCGCGCCTCGCCAGCGAATGCTCGAAATCGTGCGCCAGCTTTCTGGCGTGCAGAGCATTGCCTACGATCCGGTGGTCGCTCGCTCTGAGTTTGAACACTCCGCGCGCAATGCGGCGATAGCCTGGCTGATGAAATCCTTTGGCAATTTCCACAACGATGTGGCGACCGTTCTGCAAAACTACTTCCATTACTGTGCGCTTGAAATGAACTGTGTTGAACTGGCGCAAACGTTCCTGTTCCTCGCGCATCAGGGGCATGCGCCGCATCTTGATCAGGAGGTGGTGTCGCCGATGCAGGCCCGTCAGGTGAACGCCCTGATGGCAACCAGCGGGATGTACCAGAATGCCGGTGAGTTCGCCTGGCGTGTCGGCTTACCGGCAAAATCCGGCGTGGGCGGCGGGGTCGTGGCCATCGTTCCCCACGAGATGGCGATTGCCGTCTGGAGCCCGGAACTCGATGAAACGGGAAATTCACTGGCAGGTGTGGCAGTACTGGAACGACTGACCCAACGGTTGGGGCGCTCGGTTTACTGA
- a CDS encoding GNAT family N-acetyltransferase, producing the protein MNSPLHIKTLSRDDILSHIDALADILENCVNGGASVSFMLPFSHDKARTFWRGTAESVGRHERTVLACVDEQDGIIGTVQLITDQPENQPHRADVAKLLVHEKARRKGAAMALMETLEVIARERGLSVLVLDTSTGSGAETFYQRAGWKKVGEIPRYALMPDGAMTATSVFYKFL; encoded by the coding sequence ATGAACTCTCCACTGCATATTAAAACCCTCTCCAGGGACGACATTCTGTCCCACATTGATGCGCTGGCCGATATCCTCGAAAACTGTGTTAACGGCGGCGCATCCGTCAGCTTTATGCTGCCTTTCAGTCACGACAAAGCGCGCACGTTCTGGCGCGGAACTGCTGAAAGCGTTGGCCGCCATGAGCGTACCGTTCTGGCGTGCGTTGATGAGCAGGACGGCATTATTGGAACTGTACAGCTCATCACCGATCAGCCGGAAAATCAGCCGCACCGCGCGGATGTCGCAAAACTGCTGGTTCACGAAAAGGCCCGCCGTAAAGGGGCGGCAATGGCGCTAATGGAGACCCTTGAAGTGATTGCGCGCGAAAGAGGGCTGTCGGTTCTGGTACTGGATACCTCCACCGGTAGCGGCGCGGAGACGTTTTACCAGCGTGCCGGGTGGAAAAAAGTCGGCGAGATCCCGCGCTATGCCTTGATGCCCGATGGTGCGATGACGGCGACATCCGTTTTCTATAAATTCTTATGA